Below is a genomic region from Dehalococcoides mccartyi.
TCAGGGTGGGACGGTTTACTCTGGCAATTACATTTGCCATGGTAAAAGTTTTACCGGAGCCGGTAACCCCCAGCAGGGTCTGGTCTGTAAGCTCGTGTACCAGCCCCTCAGAGAGTTTTTCCACCGCTTGGGGCTGGTCACCGGTAAGCGCGAAATCCGAGACTATTTTGAAATCAGGCATATTAAAATTATAAACATTTGGATGAGCGGGGGCAATCCGGGGAGGTCACTTATTGTTGAAATAATTAAGCGCCAGTTTTATCCGTTCTTCCAGCGGCAGGCCTGTGATATCTTCCAGACTGGCAATAGCTTTGGCGGCTTCGCCTGCGGAGTATCCCAGGGCGGTCAGGGTGGCTAAAATATCCGAATTGGCTTCGGTAACCTGGCTGAGGATACCTGCCTCCCAGCTTTTAGCTATCTTGTCTTTAAGTTCCAGCACAATACGGCTGGCGGTCTTTTTACCTATACCCGGTATAGTGGAAAGAAGCTCTGTATTGCCGCTTATAATGGCGGAAGCCAGAGCTTCGGCATTCATGGCGGAAAGCATGGCTAAACCCAGTTTGGGGCCTATGCCGCTTACGTCTATAAGGGTTTCAAACAGGGAGAGCTCTTCGGCTGTGCCGAAACCAAACAAGTTCAGGGCGTCTTCGCGGACATGGAGGTGGGTAAATACCCGTACTCTCTGCCCAAGTTCGCCGATAAGGGCAGGCGAGGAAGCCGGCATATAGGTGCGGAAACCCACTCCGGATACATTTATTACCGCCCAGTCTTTGCCGCTGGCTTCCAGAATACCGCTCAGACTTGAAATCATTTCAGTCTCCCTGTGATGTTATATTTGC
It encodes:
- the ruvA gene encoding Holliday junction branch migration protein RuvA; protein product: MISSLSGILEASGKDWAVINVSGVGFRTYMPASSPALIGELGQRVRVFTHLHVREDALNLFGFGTAEELSLFETLIDVSGIGPKLGLAMLSAMNAEALASAIISGNTELLSTIPGIGKKTASRIVLELKDKIAKSWEAGILSQVTEANSDILATLTALGYSAGEAAKAIASLEDITGLPLEERIKLALNYFNNK